The Fibrobacter sp. genomic sequence ACCTCTTTTAAACCATCCATGGGGGTGTATAATACCGCTTTCTCGATAATAAACTCCAGAACAACCAGTTCACTCTCCGGCTGATCGATTTTCCAGAACTGGTGCAGATGCCCCACGATACACTCAAGAACCTCTGAACGTA encodes the following:
- a CDS encoding pyridoxamine 5'-phosphate oxidase family protein, which gives rise to RSEVLECIVGHLHQFWKIDQPESELVVLEFIIEKAVLYTPMDGLKEVVGFKAER